ttcttcaataattatattagtctgaTGAACTGTAGTTTATTCCTTTTGTTATGAAGATGAGCTATTAGGCTATCGTTTAAGCTTGCCTATATTATTGGTCCGTTATATATTTGGCTAAGCGATAGCCTTCACTAATATATATTACCATCTTTTTGGATCACTTGTATAAGACGTTATTATTATATCCTCTGTCCCATGGTAGAAAATTATTCTATACTACATATCAGTATTTTTTCCACATATCTATATAAGTTGAGTTATGGAAGTATTAATgctcttataaattaaatagtatattataacttaattcttttttaagttttacttTAATATTGCCTGAATCATTTAgctattgttttatatttattccatgtcaatttttaaaattagttgttattaAGTGTGtcaattaataacaaaatagtaataagttaatttgaattagtctaataatattgatttataatttatttattcacaatTATGAAATGTTTGTATAGAAAGTAGTTCGTGAGAtgttataatttcaattaattctaatataggaatagtatttttatttagtactccatgatacatggattatttttttttcttcgaaGAACTTAATGAAATGATGTTATTTCAAGTAATTTCCATTCATGTATTATGAATCAAagcttttcaaatttttatgattcattcttaattatttcatgtttaatatatatgttttagCAGTATAATTCATAGTTATTatgtacattttttataatattttaaattttttgtaaataacctataatttaaaattattaatttaaaatatttaatgtgtGCATCGCACGCTGTGTGATAGTACTAGTTAGTTATACAGTGGATGTTAGAAACCGTAGTTTTAGTTGGACCGGCAACCATGTGTGAAGGAGAAGAATCTTCACGTGAATTATTCCAACATTCGTTAAACCATATTTCAATATTCTGACCATGATTCCAAATCTCTGCcgcaaaataaatatcaaactTGCAAATATTATAAcacaaaactaattttaattattatccaTTCAATTATCACGTGAAAAAgcaactttttattttttcaattttccctCGTGACAAAATATCCCTTTCGAGAAGCGGCTATTTTGTGAGCTTCCCTTgttgaaaatgagaaatatttcgactattattttataaataattttatttaaattcgttaggtttgaaaatggcatgcaCGTATTATcgtataaatttgataatataattattactgTTCATTTATATTCGTTCTATTGAGTGAACTTATGataaattaaccaaatttaGAATCAATAGATTTGCTACTACTCCTATCACACAACAATCTTTGATTCGATACGCTTTACTTAAAACGGCAAtgtgaatataataatttcactAGTGAAAATCACTTGGAAGCTtcatttatcaacacaattatcaattatatatactcaTATTGTCATGGATAATGTGTCCCCCATTTTTCCTATTCTAATAATTGTGATTATATTGCTCTTAAAAATCTAATCTATCTTCATTCAACGAGATCTTGGGCGCCGAGAATCTGAAGACGGTGACTCGAGGTGACAAATAAACAAATCCGAAAGACGATGTCCGACATCCTCAGGGGCATATCTGACCACAACCGCCAAATTCTCGCGGTTCACGTTGTAAAACTCGCGATACAATCTAAAAATCTTGCTCGCAATCGAAACCTTAATATGGTCGCGTAACTTCCGATCGTCTACAACGCAGTGCGCCTGTTTCTTGTGCGCCTGATCGAACGCCGAATTGAAATTTCTAAAGATCTCGGCAGCCTTCACCGGAGCTACCGCGGCCGTCGGATCCGCCGGGAGCGCGTCGATGACATGGCCCCATCCCAGCCGCTCGTAGTTTGCCGCGAACTGCTTCACGATTCCTTCGTGCTTCGTCACCCATTCTTCGCCGAGGAGATATTTCAGATTGGAGGTTTGCACCTTTACGACGACGTATTGAAGGTTGTTAGCGAGGAATAAATACGCTAACGAAACGTCTTTGTAGTGATTCGCTTTGGTGTCGAGCTTGCAGAGAAGGACGAGGATCAGCCACGCCATTTTCAGAGAGATCGCCGGCGCCGGCGATTCCTCTGAATCGGAGAAGCCGAAGTAGGTTTCCGGCAGTTTTTTCTTCGCCGACGCCGGTGGATCGGCGAGGATGTCGGCGAGGACGTTGCTGTAATCGGCTAGATTCGATAAGTAATCCATCGCATCGATCGTGAGGAAGTGAGTTCCGGCGCCGGCGACCGGAGTTTTCGACGAATCCTTCTGGATCGCCGCCTCGAATTCGTTTATCGCGGCGCGGGTGAACTCGCCGAGTTTCACGAGCGAGTTAAGCGCCTGCGATTTGATGATTGCGGTCGTTTCGGAGGAGAAGATCGATTCGATTTCCGGCCAGTGGTTGGCGATTCCGGTGTACATGTCGAGTGCTCGGAAGATTTTCTCCGGCGACTGTTTGCTGTGCTTCGCTACGATTTCCGGAAATTGAAACAGAATCATTGCGCCTTCCTTCGTGATTTCGGTGAAGCACGATTCTCTGATGGAATCCGCGGCGGCGAAGACCTGATCGCAGAGGATCCTCTCGCCGTGGAAGAGCGTCGCCACGGCGGTGCGAATCGCGCTCAGCCAGCTCTTAATTTTCAGATCTAGAACATTCCAATCCATTTTATGAATCTGTGAGGAGCTCAATTTCTCCACTCCGAGCTTGTAGATTCCTTCATCGACGATCGATTTCCGGATAATTTTATAGATCTTCAAGCACTCCTTGGCGTAGCCAGACGAGATCATACATTCGGAAATCAATCTCAAATCCGCCATCGCCGCCATGGAAGCATCCTCCACCTCCGAAATCGACTCATCCGCCGCCTCAGCGTCTTCATCTTCGTCATCATAGGAGGAATAACTCGAAGCAACGGAGGTTCGCGATGACCGAGTCGAGACCGATTCGGGGTCGAGTTGAGCGCGATTCATCGATAGAATCTGGTAGAACTCCTTCTGCAGCCGCTTCATCGCGATCTGCATCAGATTCTGCGCGCGGATCAGCTTCTCGGAGCTCGAATTCTCCGCGGCGAGGAAGTGCATCGCCTTCTGCAGATTGTTGACGGTTTTGATGAATTCCTTGGCCTCGCGGCGGTTCTCGTAGAAGAGAGAGGTGACTCGGGCGAGTGCGGTGGTGTCGGGGCTCCATTTCGTGATGATCGGCTCGGCCAGCTCGAGCGTCCGGTCCATCACGGAGTCGTAGAAGCTCGGCCGCGACGGAGTAGAGGAGGGCGGAGAGAATGTGGAGGAGGATGAGTGTTTCGGGGAAAAGCACAAGCTTCGCATTCCTTTTCTCGGCATCTTCGATTCTGTGGagaagtttttttaaaaaagtaatgaGATTTTGAATGGGGATTGGAATTTGTTGagctaaaatttgaaagtggagaaatgatgCATCGCATGTGACATATATATAGGCGAGATAGTGGGGGTGGGgttgaaaaatatttggacTTTTGGAGAAGCAAAGAGTGAACAAAGGAGCAACAGATACAGGTTCGTGTTGACGTTGAAGGGAGACACGTGTTGAAAAGATAACGCGATTTTGCTAAGTTGGGTTTAAATTTATGTCTATTTGCTTTTAAATAACATGAGGCGTACCATAGGAACTGTTATTACACTTACTTATAAATTGCGATGTTGCATATATGGGTAAACGTGTGTTTCATGTGAATGTTTTGTTGTGTATTTTATACGTcccaattaaattgaattaaaatttttagatacaaagattaagaatttgtattgaaaagtaaaaaaatgaataaaataggaaaaataaagaaagagtaTAGAAGgtaatagaataaagtaagaataagcaaatgttttatttttagttaaaaaagaaatatgaatcaATTTACTTGGGGGGAAAAGATAAACGTACATAATTGTACatgtacataatattttaaaaaattttagatttaagtgaatttaattaaaaattaattttgttatttattgtaatataTGTAGCAATAACAAAGAAGTGATATAGAATTTATGTCGAATCATAGCATGATTTCGACtatgatttgaattaatatacaatatttagtagaaaatatata
The genomic region above belongs to Salvia hispanica cultivar TCC Black 2014 chromosome 3, UniMelb_Shisp_WGS_1.0, whole genome shotgun sequence and contains:
- the LOC125211446 gene encoding exocyst complex component EXO70H1-like codes for the protein MPRKGMRSLCFSPKHSSSSTFSPPSSTPSRPSFYDSVMDRTLELAEPIITKWSPDTTALARVTSLFYENRREAKEFIKTVNNLQKAMHFLAAENSSSEKLIRAQNLMQIAMKRLQKEFYQILSMNRAQLDPESVSTRSSRTSVASSYSSYDDEDEDAEAADESISEVEDASMAAMADLRLISECMISSGYAKECLKIYKIIRKSIVDEGIYKLGVEKLSSSQIHKMDWNVLDLKIKSWLSAIRTAVATLFHGERILCDQVFAAADSIRESCFTEITKEGAMILFQFPEIVAKHSKQSPEKIFRALDMYTGIANHWPEIESIFSSETTAIIKSQALNSLVKLGEFTRAAINEFEAAIQKDSSKTPVAGAGTHFLTIDAMDYLSNLADYSNVLADILADPPASAKKKLPETYFGFSDSEESPAPAISLKMAWLILVLLCKLDTKANHYKDVSLAYLFLANNLQYVVVKVQTSNLKYLLGEEWVTKHEGIVKQFAANYERLGWGHVIDALPADPTAAVAPVKAAEIFRNFNSAFDQAHKKQAHCVVDDRKLRDHIKVSIASKIFRLYREFYNVNRENLAVVVRYAPEDVGHRLSDLFICHLESPSSDSRRPRSR